One Acipenser ruthenus unplaced genomic scaffold, fAciRut3.2 maternal haplotype, whole genome shotgun sequence DNA segment encodes these proteins:
- the LOC117409995 gene encoding SLAM family member 8-like isoform X2 — protein sequence MGDRWRGVCLLCASCFWASHVSTAQLVTQQVNGIVGESLTFPMEIPNLQPDTEVYWRYGPVEPDSVIAKIQNGKIKVFDKRFKARLQLDNMSSSLRINGLQTADRGIYQVEEIEENGFKKRFHLSVYSQPSSAAQLGGQQVKGIVGESFTFPVEIANLQLDIEVHWRYGPAGPDRPIARLQEGKIKTDFIERFKSRLQLNMNTGSLQIHHLNTEDRGIYQVETVRDIFHKRFYLSVYNPVPGPHVEKINRRSCTLLCFVGNASEVNVSWMRDGKPLNTTELEISQEMQGGDVTYTCVASNPVSNKTTTVTPSHYCSKRNGNREGETTTIRPSTELIVRVLVFIVLSGVMIAVCVSVWKKINASTECRVDVNRPQLRQQTDDKLTTVYEEVQAES from the exons ATGGGTGACCGCTGGAGAGGAGTGTGTTTGCTCTGCGCGTCGTGTTTCTGGG CTTCCCACGTGTCCACCGCTCAGCTGGTAACCCAGCAGGTGAACGGGATTGTGGGGGAATCGCTCACTTTCCCCATGGAGATCCCGAACCTGCAGCCGGATACAGAGGTCTACTGGAGATACGGTCCTGTGGAGCCGGACTCGGTCATTGCGAAAATTCAAAACGGGAAGATTAAAGTTTTTGACAAAAGGTTCAAAGCAAGGCTGCAGCTGGACAATATGAGCAGCTCTCTCAGGATTAATGGATTGCAGACAGCAGACAGAGGGATTTACCAAGTGGAGGAAATCGAAGAAAACGGATTTAAGAAGAGATTCCACCTGTCTGTTTACA GTCAACCAAGCTCTGCAGCTCAGCTTGGAGGCCAGCAGGTGAAGGGGATTGTGGGGGAATCGTTCACTTTCCCTGTGGAAATAGCAAACCTGCAGCTGGATATAGAGGTTCACTGGAGATACGGTCCTGCAGGTCCAGATAGGCCTATAGCAAGACTTCAGGAAGGGAAGATTAAGACTGATTTTATTGAGAGATTTAAATCACGACTGCAGTTAAACATGAACACTGGCTCACTGCAGATTCATCATTTAAACACAGAAGACAGAGGGATCTACCAAGTGGAGACAGTGAGGGACATATTTCACAAGAGATTTTACCTGTCTGTTTACA ACCCGGTTCCAGGACCTCATGTTGAAAAGATCAATAGGAGGAGctgcactctgctgtgctttgTGGGAAACGCCAGTGAAGTGAACGTGTCCTGGATGAGAGACGGGAAGCCACTCAACACAACAGAACTGGAGATCTCACAGGAAATGCAAGGGGGCGATGTTACCTACACCTGTGTGGCCAGCAACCCTGTCAGCAACAAGACCACTACTGTGACACCTTCACATTACTGCAGTAAAAGAAACGGCAACAGAG AAGGTGAAACCACCACAATAAGACCCTCCACTGAGCTCATTGTGAGGGTGCTGGTGTTCATAGTGCTGAGTGGAGTCATGATCGCAGTCTGTGTGAGTGTCTGGAAGAAGATCAATGCTAGCACTGAATGCAG GGTTGATGTAAATCGTCCTCAACTCAGGCAGCAGACAGACGATAAACTTACCACTGTGTATGAGGAAGTGCAGGCCGAGAGCTAG